The Solanum lycopersicum chromosome 8, SLM_r2.1 DNA segment AAAGTAAGGATAGTACATATAACATAATTGCTGCAGAAACTAGTGGTTACTCACAGTTATTCGTTCTGATGGAAGAGAACATATGATGCCACTAAAAAGCAGTTTTGTTAGCTTCTACTACTTTTCTATCAACCTGGAAATTTATACAAGACCAGCGGTTTTGTAATAGCAGCTCTTATATATGAATCAGTTTCAGTTCCAAGGGAATGTTCACTTATTTGCTTCATCATCAAGTCTAGGATACAAAGCCTATCACTAATAGTTcattaaataatacaaatttgTTTCCAGATTATTTAACATAGTCAACGGAAACGACAAGGACAGGAAGTATCAGCGAGATTTCAGTATACCTATTGAGCTGCATCTTCAGAAAATCTGGCATCAAATGGAGCAGAAGGATTGGGATGTACTGCTGAAGCACTATTCGCTCCAGAACCATGTTGCAGTTCTATCACTAGCCATCTTACAGCTTTACTCATCTGCTCCAACCTAACAGCACTAATGGGTTGAAGGCCACTTGCAGCTGGTTGCCCAGGCTTCCCTGAAACAGTGCCTGTAGCCTCATCCACAAGACACTCGGAGCCAATTCTTTGCTTAACCGATTCCACAAACTCCTCCGCCTGATCACACGCAACCCTGAACAACTCCCACTTTTGCTTAAAGTTTTCTAATGCAGCATCAGTTGCTGCTGTTTTCTGACCATTAGAACTCTCCTTTGATTCAAGTACAACAGCTGATGCTGCAACAAAGTCTTGATATGCACTGCTCAGTGCATCTACGAGATTATCCATCACAACCCCTCGAAGCCCTAATTGATCACTAACCTCCGTAAATCTATAAAGGAGAGAATAAATTAGCAAGAAcatcattaaaaatttaatctttGTATCAAGACCATcattaaaaattgaatctttataGCAACAACATCATTAAAATTGAATCTTTAGCAAGACCATCactaaaaattgaatctttgtagtaatttcatcattaaaaattgaatctttgtACAACAATTAAAGAGCTATTATGCTATCAAATTCTGCATACAAAAACAAACCCAAGAAACAATTTTCTATGATTACCCAAAACACTCAAAAGCAAGAaatcaactgaaacaaaattgATGCAATACacaaatttcttgaaaatactcaaataaatttaagcaaatgaaaagaagaaaaaccaCAAAGACTAGGGTTTTTCTACTTACTTGACTGAAGGAAGAAAATGGCTTCCACAATCTTCTCCTCTgtctttttttggtttttttctcttctcccctCACTCTGTTTCGAAATAATTACATATTCCTCCCCAATAGTTTTCATTTGTAACACAAAGCTTCCCTTtagtttcaaaattaatattttagagtgtaagatttttaaaatatatttgaataaaatcataattGAGTAATAATTGTTTGAGtttctaataattatttatatatatacgaGTGCTATTTTATTGGACTAAAGGAGTAgtattatttatgtatcttaatttttattttatttgtattttcatcattagtattatatattaAGTGTTCTATGTACATTAAAATgagacatatattttttttcatttgttagtgttatatattatt contains these protein-coding regions:
- the LOC101266249 gene encoding mediator of RNA polymerase II transcription subunit 32 — its product is MDNLVDALSSAYQDFVAASAVVLESKESSNGQKTAATDAALENFKQKWELFRVACDQAEEFVESVKQRIGSECLVDEATGTVSGKPGQPAASGLQPISAVRLEQMSKAVRWLVIELQHGSGANSASAVHPNPSAPFDARFSEDAAQ